From a single Pleurodeles waltl isolate 20211129_DDA chromosome 8, aPleWal1.hap1.20221129, whole genome shotgun sequence genomic region:
- the EXPH5 gene encoding exophilin-5 isoform X2 yields MNARFQRVHAGPGHEASRDSCGSDNGSVKAERRSRVQRVLESERESRGAEDRRPSKLQNAKRDIKWLQGVTGEWFEEIQKKKFRNDTDVSSIVKQPLTYRLKNTNKNETTDLNMSRSKSQQTTGSSSSSSSILGLRSPIASLFSFRKLRKQSWKPPSLQRHTFPTLGSQASPRMERHAQSDMYNMPSQNQHFHSPLSTKETRTGVGNAPPAACQLERELFQVLGDLERTLVQEQTESVTAMGTPSYTSRGQYKSGYASERAYSSFLGDQKHCNKSSENLFPDSSVKINPNDSYKTHATFRPQRFYEMYSNRHRTATKHGYFQGQSSNEIPPESPGSMCRSQSSATGVGKFSSSSLNLPFFRHSSSGFFHRGTPKESKRAPLSDIVWSPPLSPCSPVENCNIVSRSHSLMDLTNIDHDQTPKPLQQNSVYEFYRSQHNIPEKTFGKENSFDYVFQVEEKTSRVVSIESESEHCRHVVVDTTQPSDNDMLCQNIVPMQTEDTCDEGNKENCQEADEYDSDATIHSSDTMSESGMDFSESGIDEQQSTPNTLSPAAQLTAQHECVPTADGNLSHQHHYSSSATAEHHLQHRQAWPIESSLHHRYSSPTAAKVPLQKMRLTAASPELPPQQSYLSSEASKLPTQQEKSLSTLSALTHHEYPPSAELKLNPQQGYTSLVTPELPHLHGYSSSEMYVSQTQHDHSFLVSVVTGPPSQNGHSYSGSTSSYCWDYEYSSLPAKLPSDYERSLPAEVPSQFEHSCPTELSSQDGCPPHITHMLLSQRGRSPSTTELPSQHGFSPPVSPTEAIDVKGNIKEPTSQNTVLSILPEDLSGSNFAAIKIPHALSDPAGLIGFKNTESGATHTANCRSPAGSVAHYSAVDDLDCQTDLHTTKMVHKKQMKAYNSDKEHIIPPVTSSHQEDNIYSLFNHEDKIHVEDSNNLKSTTHYDDTSHLTPNILPVGISDQICDSQSPSFCNSTNNVILPRAFKVFDFRASRDQPKYIALHRHSPVLTPTNAFKEESQLSRPHEITDLLQGTKPSGRTHCAVDDSGNNQRKSQTGKHDLLPRQMAHSQRSLDKSDATLHSSLPDISSTYAGLDLAHSEILPTNEDWLTLRSRRTESKSSARQFRRYSSILLQASSLPNLDLMESVLQTSSERLTVKGDNLKTSIADARDIHKHPVQEQSTVRQYRLIGDQTQNKEHSQTQTVPEDTSIMNKEMFESPQALPTTNFELSSDSVTNPKTTFPLKTPTTSLLNCKSPDSLVVNQAANPSTSGSAKDPPFKSNQQLKAPNYDISGTSITNSLNSYTTAIFTTVHYTSFSEAGIGESLPKTALFSVAKPGATTDLSDLTPTPEYQDTRALKASTFVISNLESEVFNVVHEPNFITHQPAASCMSVDAVRFAETHENEQKTENTPCSNWKQTKRQMEEVSLDVLPNNELKPAEGKHFQSTLPSDSSGIMSEPSTYTSNNSVEVPLINDGISDMEKSSLGSFTSQIDNLLSKSACDNSVESENTNMSFSRTSNKPLLPGRRCLGDHLQTYSSSDRTSLFSDHKSRPVVLMQEQLAQTPKPFVFDDDKENIPDTIDLVVPCDVNTCVVPGRTPKKDQFYDPYCITNGSSVRQPPPELPFHLGKVSFFPSSDGAEEQNSLQEYKTKSTISFVSAQDKIEYHELVSVYYTWPRKHSKPLSSALPDVPVSTDKNLLSPKSILNRKQDFHIDLANPALPLPRFLGRRQSTDSLLSNISCEHNTSSIHSTARHSPARSPSWDESEQHRMLSQKGIYSIKNVSPHISLNLRDSPDLVASDVSTHAQYLNSQVASGTADIVDEKKCLSSMPRSHETRGISHQSRLLNSFSPQQLDKGNAFQENFPDTVSPLRQLRNANLENRQAIPRMKEDYNQNILQGNATCGIESKIHNGNNSINTTHGLEYSQIDTDAQVFTCRSQIQDTCPVAKIGALENRVDVCADLKKTKDVMHPASQNILSGDLSLEDLHIKSIKPQFNLRHTTIDRATPLDSHELQKTKQVQISQGNQHGIKDSGFHEYVKNLENNHSLFCEDKLLDITHEQPVTPPATNANRFTFDYTKDSTLDTAKSTNESCSTINWEKMYKVRTRKHSYPHSFQVLPPTSVPLRRGKSDSWVQLNKQKSVSSSRSPLQSLDESGTYDNDWTSLKTANKKNMELDKSCVPLSPVADLTETMLKNTHGQNGGFSRTKRSESDPACSVNYTKSSFMSKGFPDETARTANTYRLSSTLESPGEFDDPSLPVSDWPRNHSRSVQDPVSPLLPFETDNYSSLKSTNFEKSGLTEQNLFEWEMKPWEEDQYVHRSKSLKNLNLQGRHSAFTDIKSRSNGRFSATTNVEQAYGRHPSSPSLSRAFKYNRKFRSHSELMSTDENDNWHSYSHNTPGYRSTRSDSTSPTVGFGIFGKEQQLAFLENIKRSLTEGRLWRPCYLKNPGFLRREADSALETTLFPNSSFGSTIKVPGLPPRETLNIYRDDPVIYSESDTDTTTDDEYYLDEIDKESEL; encoded by the exons TGTCAACTTGAAAGAGAACTTTTTCAAG TTTTAGGTGACTTGGAGAGGACTCTTGTGCAAGAACAAACTGAGAGTGTTACTGCCATGGGAACACCATCCTACACATCCAGAGGACAATACAAGAGTGGATATGCAAGTGAAAGGGCATACAGCAGCTTTTTGGGAGACCAGAAGCATTGCAACAAAAGCTCTGAAAACCTATTTCCTGATAGCTCTGTGAAGATCAACCCCAATGATTCCTATAAAACACATGCCACTTTCAGGCCTCAAAGATTTTATGAGATGTACTCAAACAGGCACCGCACAGCCACAAAGCATGGCTATTTCCAAGGACAATCATCAAATGAAATCCCTCCTGAGTCACCTGGGTCCATGTGCAGATCACAAAGTTCTGCAACTGGTGTTGGGAAATTTTCATCAAGTAGTTTAAACCTCCCTTTCTTTAGACACAGCAGCTCTGGGTTTTTCCATAGAGGAACTCCAAAGGAGTCAAAAAGGGCACCTTTATCTGACATTGTGTGGAGTCCACCATTATCACCGTGCAGTCCTGTAGagaactgcaacattgtttccaggtccCATTCTTTAATGGACCTCACCAATATTGACCATGACCAAACCCCAAAACCACTGCAGCAGAACAGTGTGTATGAATTCTACCGCTCACAACACAACATTCCTGAAAAGACTTTTGGAAAAGAAAATTCATTTGACTATGTATTCCAAGTGGAAGAAAAAACAAGTCGGGTAGTTAGCATTGAATCAGAGAGCGAACATTGCCGTCATGTGGTAGTTGACACTACCCAACCCTCTGACAACGACATGCTTTGCCAAAACATTGTGCCAATGCAAACGGAGGACACTTGTGATGAAGGGAACAAAGAAAACTGCCAAGAAGCAGATGAATATGACAGTGATGCCACAATTCATTCCTCTGATACAATGAGTGAGTCCGGCATGGATTTCAGTGAGTCTGGTATAGATGAGCAGCAGTCTACACCCAACACTTTATCTCCTGCAGCTcaactcacagcacaacatgaATGTGTACCTACTGCAGATGGCAACCTCTCTCATCAGCATCACTATTCATCCTCTGCTACTGCTGAACATCATCTGCAGCACAGACAGGCATGGCCTATTGAGTCCTCTTTGCATCACAGGTATTCCTCTCCCACTGCTGCTAAAGTTCCTTTGCAAAAGATGCGTTTGACAGCTGCTAGTCCTGAACTCCCTCCACAGCAGTCATATTTATCGTCAGAAGCATCCAAACTCCCTACTCAGCAAGAAAAGTCACTCTCCACACTATCTGCACTTACCCATCATGAATATCCACCCTCAGCAGAATTAAAACTCAATCCTCAGCAAGGATATACATCACTGGTGACACCTGAACTCCCCCACCTGCATGGCTATTCATCATCAGAAATGTATGTGTCTCAAACACAGCATGACCACTCATTCCTTGTTTCTGTTGTCACTGGCCCACCTTCACAAAATGGGCACTCATATTCTGGTTCAACTTCTTCATACTGTTGGGACTATGAGTATTCCTCTCTTCCTGCCAAACTCCCTTCAGATTATGAACGTTCACTTCCTGCTGAAGTCCCTTCACAGTTTGAACATTCATGCCCCACTGAACTCTCTTCACAAGATGGGTGTCCACCTCATATAACTCATATGTTGCTTTCACAGCGTGGAAGGTCACCTTCCACTACTGAGCTGCCTTCACAGCATGGCTTCTCCCCTCCTGTGTCTCCCACAGAAGCAATAGATGTCAAGGGTAATATAAAAGAACCCACTTCACAAAATACTGTACTTTCTATCTTGCCGGAGGATCTTTCAGGTAGTAATTTTGCTGCCATTAAAATTCCTCATGCTCTCTCTGATCCTGCAGGTTTAATTGGATTTAAAAATACCGAATCTGGTGCCACTCACACTGCTAACTGCAGATCTCCAGCAGGATCTGTTGCACATTATAGTGCAGTAGATGATTTGGACTGTCAGACAGACCTTCACACTACTAAGATGGTCCATAAAAAACAGATGAAAGCTTACAATTCAGACAAAGAACACATCATACCACCTGTTACCAGTTCACACCAAGAAGACAATATATATTCACTTTTCAATCATGAAGACAAAATACATGTTGAAGACAGCAATAATTTAAAATCTACAACACATTATGACGACACCAGTCACTTGACACCCAATATACTTCCTGTTGGAATATCTGATCAAATCTGTGACAGCCAGAGTCCATCCTTCTGTAATTCAACAAATAATGTGATTCTGCCTAGGGCTTTCAAGGTATTTGATTTCCGTGCCTCAAGAGACCAACCCAAGTACATTGCACTGCATAGGCATTCTCCTGTGCTCACTCCTACTAATGCCTTCAAAGAGGAGTCACAGCTATCTAGGCCACATGAGATCACTGACTTACTCCAAGGCACAAAACCATCAGGTAGGACACATTGTGCAGTGGATGACAGTGGCAACAATCAGAGGAAGTCGCAGACAGGCAAGCATGACCTTCTTCCTAGACAAATGGCTCATTCTCAGAGATCTCTTGACAAATCTGATGCAACCTTGCACAGCAGCTTGCCAGATATTTCTAGTACATATGCAGGGTTGGATCTTGCTCACTCTGAAATACTACCTACAAATGAAGACTGGCTAACATTAAGAAGCAGAAGAACTGAATCCAAATCATCAGCTAGACAATTCAGGCGATATAGCTCCATTCTTTTGCAGGCATCTTCTCTTCCAAATTTAGATCTAATGGAAAGTGTTCTGCAGACATCTTCAGAAAGACTGACTGTCAAAGGtgacaatttaaaaacatcaattGCAGATGCTCGCGATATTCACAAGCATCCAGTTCAGGAGCAAAGTACAGTAAGGCAATACAGATTAATTGGAGATCAAACACAAAATAAAGAACATTCACAGACACAGACAGTGCCGGAAGACACAAGCATCATGAACAAGGAAATGTTTGAAAGCCCTCAAGCTCTGCCAACCACTAATTTTGAACTTTCTTCCGATTCTGTGACTAACCCCAAAACAACATTTCCACTAAAAACACCAACCACTTCTTTATTAAATTGCAAAAGTCCAGATTCGCTAGTTGTGAATCAAGCAGCAAATCCATCTACAAGTGGTTCAGCGAAGGATCCCCCTTTTAAATCAAATCAACAACTAAAAGCCCCTAATTATGACATAAGTGGGACATCAATTACAAATTCCCTGAATAGTTACACTACAGCCATTTTTACAACTGTGCATTACACCTCATTTTCTGAAGCCGGAATAGGTGAATCACTGCCAAAGACAGCACTTTTCTCTGTGGCTAAGCCTGGTGCTACCACAGATCTCTCTGACCTCACACCCACTCCAGAATATCAAGACACTAGGGCTTTGAAGGCAAGCACATTTGTTATATCCAATTTGGAATCTGAAGTTTTTAATGTTGTACATGAACCAAATTTCATCACACACCAACCTGCGGCTTCATGTATGTCAGTAGATGCTGTTAGATTTGCAGAAACTCATGAAAATGAAcagaaaactgaaaataccccttgTTCCAATTGGAAACAGACAAAAAGACAAATGGAAGAGGTTTCTCTAGATGTGCTGCCTAATAATGAGTTAAAACCTGCTGAGGGCAAACATTTTCAGTCAACCTTGCCTAGCGATTCTTCTGGGATAATGTCTGAACCTTCAACTTACACTTCCAATAATTCAGTTGAAGTACCGCTGATAAACGATGGTATCTCTGATATGGAAAAATCCTCTCTTGGTAGTTTTACATCACAGATCGACAATTTACTAAGCAAGAGTGCATGTGACAATAGTGTTGAGTCAGAAAATACAAATATGTCTTTCTCTCGCACTAGTAACAAacctcttcttccaggcagaagaTGTTTAGGAGACCATTTGCAGACATATTCATCAAGTGATAGAACTTCGCTCTTTTCAGATCACAAAagcaggcctgttgtgttgatgcaaGAGCAACTAGCCCAAACACCAAAGCCATTTGTTTTTGATGATGATAAAGAAAATATTCCAGACACAATTGACTTAGTTGTGCCTTGTGATGTAAATACATGTGTGGTCCCTGGTAGAACACCTAAAAAAGATCAGTTTTATGATCCTTACTGTATTACAAATGGCTCCTCTGTACGACAACCCCCTCCAGAATTGCCATTTCACCTTGGAAAAGTGAGTTTCTTTCCATCTTCAGATGGAGCAGAAGAGCAAAATTCTTTGCAGGAATATAAAACGAAGAGCACAATTTCATTCGTTTCTGCTCAAGATAAAATTGAGTATCATGAATTAGTTTCAGTCTATTATACCTGGCCACGTAAACACTCAAAACCATTGTCCAGTGCATTGCCAGATGTACCAGTGTCTACAGATAAAAACCTTCTATCTCCAAAAAGCATTCTTAACAGAAAGCAGGATTTCCATATTGATTTAGCAAATCCTGCTCTTCCACTTCCCAGGTTTTTAGGTAGACGGCAGTCCACGGACAGCTTATTGTCCAATATAAGTTGTGAACACAACACGAGCAGCATTCATTCTACTGCAAGACATTCCCCAGCTAGATCACCTTCATGGGATGAGAGTGAACAACACAGAATGCTGTCACAAAAAGGTATCTATTCCATCAAGAATGTTTCACCACATATTTCATTAAACTTAAGAGACTCTCCTGATCTAGTGGCGTCTGATGTTTCCACCCATGCCCAATATTTAAATTCACAGGTTGCCTCTGGGACTGCAGATATCGTAGATGAAAAAAAATGCCTATCTTCTATGCCCAGAAGTCATGAAACGAGAGGGATATCTCATCAGAGCCGGCTTTTGAACTCTTTCTCACCACAACAACTTGATAAAGGTAATGCTTTTCAGGAGAATTTCCCAGACACAGTCAGTCCTTTACGTCAGCTACGAAATGCAAACCTGGAGAACAGGCAGGCAATTCCACGAATGAAGGAAGATTACAATCAGAATATTTTACAAGGGAATGCAACCTGTGGTATTGAAAGCAAAATACACAATGGAAATAATTCTATCAATACTACACATGGTTTGGAATATTCACAGATTGATACTGATGCACAGGTGTTTACATGTAGGTCACAAATCCAAGACACATGCCCTGTAGCTAAAATAGGGGCTCTTGAAAACAGGGTAGATGTTTGTGCTGACTTGAAAAAAACTAAGGATGTAATGCATCCTGCATCTCAAAACATACTTTCTGGAGACCTGTCACTTGAAGATTTACACATCAAGTCAATAAAGCCACAATTTAATCTTCGGCATACTACAATAGACCGTGCCACTCCGTTAGATTCTCatgaactgcaaaaaacaaaacaagtgcaAATCTCACAAGGAAACCAGCATGGCATAAAGGATAGTGGTTTTCATGAATATGTCAAGAATCTTGAAAATAACCACAGCCTTTTCTGTGAAGATAAATTGCTTGATATCACTCATGAGCAACCAGTAACGCCACCTGCAACAAATGCAAACAGATTTACCTTTGATTACACAAAAGACAGCACTCTTGACACTGCAAAATCCACAAATGAAAGTTGCAGTACAATTAACTGGGAAAAGATGTATAAAGTTAGAACTCGAAAACATTCTTATCCACACTCCTTCCAGGTGCTCCCTCCAACCAGTGTTCCCTTACGAAGAGGAAAAAGTGACAGCTGGGTCCAACTTAACAAACAGAAGAGTGTATCATCTTCCAGGAGTCCTCTCCAATCCCTCGATGAGTCTGGGACATATGATAATGATTGGACATCCTTGAAGAccgcaaacaaaaaaaatatggaaCTAGACAAAAgttgtgtgcctctgtcacctgttgCAGACCTCACAGAGACAATGCTTAAAAATACTCATGGCCAGAACGGCGGTTTCTCCAGGACTAAACGTAGCGAAAGCGACCCTGCATGTTCAGTAAATTACACAAAATCATCTTTTATGTCAAAAGGCTTCCCAGATGAAACAGCTAGAACTGCGAATACATACAGACTCAGTTCCACTCTTGAAAGTCCTGGAGAATTTGATGACCCTAGCCTCCCTGTTTCTGATTGGCCAAGAAATCACAGCAGGAGTGTTCAGGATCCTGTAAGTCCATTGCTGCCTTTTGAAACTGATAACTACAGCTCACTCAAGAGTACCAATTTTGAGAAAAGTGGTTTGACTGAGCAAAACCTGTTTGAGTGGGAGATGAAACCATGGGAGGAAGACCAGTACGTTCATagatcaaaaagtttaaaaaatttaaatttgcaGGGTAGACATTCTGCATTCACAGACATCAAGAGCAGGTCCAATGGCCGATTTTCTGCCACTACAAATGTTGAACAGGCCTATGGAAGGCATCCCTCCTCACCTTCTCTGTCCCGGGCTTTTAAGTATAACAGGAAGTTTAGGTCTCATTCAGAACTTATGTCTACTGATGAGAATGACAATTGGCACTCCTATTCACACAATACTCCAGGATACCGCTCCACAAGAAGTGACTCTACCTCACCGACTGTTGGATTTGGGATATTTGGGAAAGAACAGCAGTTGGCTTTCTTGGAGAACATTAAGCGGTCACTCACTGAGGGGCGATTATGGAGACCGTGTTATCTCAAAAACccaggtttcctgaggagggaggcagaCAGTGCTTTAGAGACTACCCTCTTCCCAAACTCAAGCTTTGGAAGTACAATTAAAGTGCCAGGGCTGCCACCAAGAGAGACTCTCAATATCTATCGAGATGACCCTGTAATTTATTCTGAGTCTGACACTGATACCACAACAGATGATGAATATTACCTTGATGAGATTGATAAAGAGTCAGAACTATGA